One Triticum dicoccoides isolate Atlit2015 ecotype Zavitan chromosome 3B, WEW_v2.0, whole genome shotgun sequence genomic window, ccgggcccaccatcgcttctccatagctcgtaggttcattgttgtctagcaacatgaccttcaagacaggattactgtaccactctgaagtagtacgtatccttgtcaccctacgaggtacggcagtgacttgatccgaaacttcatgatcactatcataagcttctacttcaattggtgtaggtgccacatgaacaacttcctgtgccctgatacacactggttgaaatgatggttcaataaccatatcaagtctccaccatcctcccactcaactctttcgagagaaacctttcctcgagaaaggacccgattcaagaaacaattcatattgctttcggatctgaattaggaggtatacccaactgttttgggtgtcctatgaagatgcattttatccgctttgggttcgagcttatcaatcctgaaactttttcatataagcgtcgcagccccaaacctttaagaaacgacaacttaggtttctctaaaccataattcatacagtgtcatctcaacggaattacgtggtgccctatttaaagtgaatgtggttgtctctaatgcctaacccataaactattgtggtaatttgataagagacatcatggtatgcatcatatccaatagggtgcagttatgatgttcggacacaccatcacactatggtgttccaggctgtattagttgtgaaacaatttccacaacgtCTTAAtactgtgtgccaaaactcgtaactcagatattcatctctatgatcatatcatagacattttatcctcttgtcacaatgatcttctacttcactctgaaattacttgaaccattcaataattcagacttgtgtttcatcaagtaaatattctcaacatctactcgaatcatctgtgaagtaagaacataacgatattcactgcatacctcagcactcattggactggacacatcaaaatgtgttacttccaacaagttgctatcttgttccatcttactgaaaaacgaggcttttcagtcatcttgcccatgtggtatgatttgcatatctcaagtggttcaaaatcaagtgagtccaaatgatccatctatatggagtttcttcatgcgtatacaccaatggacatggtttgcatgtctcaaacttttcaaaaacgagtgagtccaaagatccatcaacatggagcttcttcatgcgttttacaccaatatgacttacatggcagtgccacaagtaagtggtactatcattactatcttatatcttttggcatgaaaatgtgtatcactacgatcgagattcaataaaccatttatttaggtgcaagaccatcgaaggtattattcaaataaatagagtaaccattattctccttaaatgaataaccgtattgcgatagacataatccaatcatgtctatgctcaacgcaaacaccaatctcggtggtagagggagcgtgcgatgcttgatcacatcaaccttggaaacacttccaacacatatcgtcagctcatctttagctagtctccttttatttcgtagcttttttatttcgagttactaacacttagcaactgaaccggtatcttaataccctggtgctactaggagtactagtaaagtacacattaacataatgtatatccaatatacttctatcgaccttgccagccttctcatctaccaagtatctagggtaatgctgctccagtggctgttccctttattacagaagcacttagtctcgggtttgggttcaacctcgggtttcttcactggagcagcagctgatttgccgtttcatgaagtatcccttcttgcccttgcccttcttgaaactagtggtttcaccaaccatcaacaattgatgctccttttgatttctactttcgcggtgtcaaacatcgtgaatacctcaaggatcatcatatctatccctgatatgttatagttcatcacgaagctctagcagcttggtggcaatgactttggagaaccatcactatctcatctggaagatcaactcccactcgattcaagtgattgttgtactcagacaatctgagcacaagctcatcgattgagctttctcccttagtttgcaggctaagaaaatcgtcggaggtctcatacctcttgacgtgggcacgagcctgaaatcccaatttcagccctcgaaacatctcatatgttccgcgacgtttcgaaaacgtctttggtgcctctacttaaaccatttaactgaactatcacgtagttatcaaaacgtgtatgttcgatgttcgaaacatccacaaacgacgtttggggttcagcacactgagcagtgcattaaggacataagctttctactatccgcataattgctactatcaactttcaactatattttctctaggaacatatctaaaacagtagaactaaagcgcgagctacgacataatttgcaaaaggtcttttgactatgttcaggataattaagttcatcttatgaactcccactcagatagacatccctctggtcatctaagtgattacatgatccgagtcaactaggccgtgtccgatcatcacgtgagacggactagtcatcatcggtgaacatcttcatgttgatcgtatctactatacgactcatgctcgacctttcggtctccgtgttccgaggccatgtctgtacatgctaggctcgtcaagttaaccctaagtgttttcgctgtgtaaaactgtcttacacccgttgtatgtgaacgtaagaatccatcacacccgatcatcacgtggtgcttagaagcgacgaactgtagcaacggtgcacagttaggggagaacacttcttgaaatttttgtaagggatcatcttatttactaccgtcgtcctaagcaaacaagatgcataaacatgataaacatcacatgcaaatatatagtagtgacatgatatggccaatatcatatagctccattgatctccatcttcggggctccatgatcatcatcgtcaccggcatgacaccatgatctccatcatcatgatctccatcatcgtgtctccatgaagtcgtctcgccaacttattacttctactactatggctaccggttagcaataaagtaaagtaattacatggcgttgttcaatgacacgcaggtcatacaataaataaagacaactcctatggctcctgccggttgtcatactcatcgacatgcaagtcgtgaatcctattacaagaacatgatcaatctcatacatcacatattattcaccacattcttgttggccatatcacatcacaaagcataccctgcaaaaacaagttagacgtcctctcattgttgtttgcatgttttacgtggctgctatgggtttctagcaagaacgtttcttacctacgcaaaaccacaacgtgatatgccaattgctatttacccttcataaggacccttttcatcgaatccgttccgactaaggtgggagagactggcacccgctagccaccttatgcaccaagtgcatgtcaatcggtgaaacctgtctcacgtaagagtacgtgtaaggtcggtccgggccgcttcatcccacaatacagtcgaaacaagattggactagtaacggtaagcatattgaacaaaatcaacgcccacaactattttgtgttctactcgtgcaaagaatctacgcaatagacctagctcatgatgccactgttggggaacgtagcagaaattcaaaattatcctacgtgtcaccaagatctatctatggagagaccagcaacaagtagaaagagagtgcatctacatacccttgtagatcgctaagcggaagcgttcaagtgaacggggttgatggagtcgtactcgtcgtgattcaaatcaccgatgatcctagtgccgaacggacggcacctccgcgttcaacacacgtacagcccggtgacgtctcccacgccttgatccagcaaggagagagggagaggttgaggaagactccatccaacagcagcacaacggcgtggtggtggtggagaagcgtggcaatccagcagggcttcgccaagcaccatgggagaggaggagtaggaagagaggtagggctgtgccagaacttcgtctatagctcccatgcgcctccccactatatataggggtggaggggctggtttcttgccctccaagtccattggggcgttggccaaggtgggaggaaagaaatctcattatttccttccccaccgattgttatcccccctttttagggatcttgatcttatcccttcgggatatgatcttattccttctaaggggggatcttggtgcgccttgaccaggggtgtggggccttgcccccactacccacgtccatgtgggtccccccatgcaggtgggccccactccggaaccttctagaaccttcccggtacaataccgaaaaatcccgaacattttccggtggccaaaataggacttcccatatataaatctttacctccggacaattccggaactcctcgtgacgtccgggatctcatccgggactccgaacaacattcggtaaccacatacaaacttcctttataaccctagcgtcatcgaaccttaagtgtgtagaccctacgggttcgggagacatgtagacataaccgagacgttctccggtcaataaccaacagcgggatctggatacccatgatggctcccacatgttccacgatgatctcatcggatgaaccacgatgtcaaggacttaatcaatcccgtattcaattccctttgtctagcggtatgttacttgcccgagattcgatcgtcggtatccaataccttgttcaatctcgttaccggcaagtcactttactcgttccgtaacacatcatcccgtgatcaactccttggtcacattgtgcatatgatgatgtcctaccgagtgggcccagagatacctctccgtttacacggagtgacaaatcccagtctcgatccgcataaaacaatagatactttcggagatacctgtactgcacctttatagtcacccagttacgttgtgacgtttgatacacccaaagcactcctacggtatccaggagttacacgctctcatggtcgaaggaagagatacttgacattggcaaagctctagcaaatgaactacacgatcttttgtgctagtcttaggattgggtcttgtccatcacatcattctcctaatgatgtgatcccgttatcaacgacatccaatgtccatagccaggaaaccatgactatctgttgatcacaacgagctagtcaactagaggctcactagggacatattgtggtctatgtattcacacgtgtattacgatttccggataatacagttatagcatgaataaaagacaattatcatgaacaaggaaatataataataatacttttattattgcctctagggcatatttccaacagtaacttGGGGGTTGACCCAATACACCTGGTAGCGGATCTGATGAACGAAGATGGTGAATGTAATGAGGATATAATTAGAAGGAATTTTATTGCCCCGGATGCGAACGCTATACTCAATATGCCAAGGACAGGGATGGCTATCTCTGATTTTTGGACATGGGGCCATGAAAGATCAGGGATGTTCACGGTCCGATCCGCATACCGTATGCTTatggaagaacaacaagcaagactGATCCAAGTTGGGAATTCTTCCCAAGGCGAGGACGTCTGGAAGGCATTATGGCGGATCAAGGTACAACCAAAAATTCGGATATTTTGGTGGCGACTCCTCAAGGGATTTTTGCCGGAAAAGGAGGAGCTGTGTAGGAGGCATATAGGGGAGGATTTCACCCGCCCAATGTGCAGTCACCAAGAGGAACCACTTCACCACGCTCTGGTGATGTGCGATCATGCAAAACTGTTTTGGAGGGAAGCTGAGAATTTTTTCGACTTCAAACTACCCCGGCTACATCCTGCTACTTGGTCACAGGATTTGCTAGACCCGGGGTTTGTCTGCAAGGACCGAGCCGCCACCATTATCTGAGTTATGTGGGCAATATGGTCTAGCAGGAATAAGTATACCCATGAGGAGGTTAAGTACGAGCCTGGTAGGTCAATGGTTCTAGTACAAGAACTCATTCATGCTTTGTACATTCCGGCCACTCCGTCTGCAGGGCAGCAGAGGAAGAATGTGGACTGGATACCACCAGGGACCGACTGGGTAAAGGTGAACACATATGCTGCTGTTGATGTGAATGGAGGAACTTCAGCCATTAGACTTGTGGCAAGAGATCAGGGAGGTCTCGTGCTCGCCAGAAGTCGCAAGCTAAGGGGGGTGACTGACCCGTATGTTGCTGAACTCCTAGGAGTGAGAGAAGCTGTGCGTCTAGCTATGGAGAAGGGCTGGACGCAGGTTGCCGTCGAAACGGATTGCCAAACTGTCACGGAGGAATGGACGGCGACAAAATGCTGGTCGATGGGGAGTCCAGTAATCAGCGAAATCAAATCATATCTCTAAAATTTTCAGGGTTTGCGCATCAGCTACGTGAGAAGAGAGGCCAATAAGGCTGCTCATTGGTGTGCTCAGGAGGGCCTTAAGAGTGCCTCTGATGTTAATCAGTTTGATGTAATCCCTGATTCTCTGGTTGCCTTAGTGCAATCCGATGTAAACCGTCACATAATTGAATAAAATGCCTAGAGGACGGTTCTCAAAAAAAATGCAAAACGCTTAATAGGAGAAATGTTTTCTTGGAGAGCAGGCCAAGGAGTTTAAAAGCAAAATCGGCATGCCCGTAGCGGCCGAGATCACCGGCTGGCTCATTCCTATCCACCAACCACCGTCCAGCCCACCACGAGCCCACCAGATATTTTCCTCCCAGACCCGGAGATATTTTGGAAGCCTGCTACATAAGGCCGCAGCGCACCacaaaaccctagccgcctccgccCCCCTCCTCTTAAACCCCCAACCCCCACTCCCCATTCTCCATTCCCCCCTCCCCCGCCGTCTCGTCCCAGCTCGCCCTCCAGAGGTACGTCCCGCCCCTCTTCCCCCCTCTGAtctcgcagcggcggcggcggatctggccttGATCCGTCGACCCCTTCcgctagattgcttgttggttgttGTTATTAGTCTGAAGAATGGATCGATTGGCGGAGGATCGGGTAGGGTTTCGGTTGCCTGTTGTCTGATCTCTAATTCTTGTGGGTTTAGGCGTTAGAGGGGGGCTATCGAGTTGGATTTCGTTCGGTTTCGTTCGATTATTTCGGGGCCGTCGTCATGGGAGTACGGGTTGCAAGTTTCGGAGGGGGAACCGTGCTGTTCTTGGGATCTCAGCCTGAATTAGGCGGGATGGTCTGGTCTGTTGGATTAATCTGTTATGGCAGGAGTATATTGTGTTTCTAGGGAGTTCGCACCAGTAAAAATTCCTTTTTTGTTTAGAAATCTGTGCCCTGTCCTCTGGTTGCTACTGTGTTTAACCCGGTTTGTCCCTTCGGTTCGTTCTCCTTTGCTGATGATTTATTCTGTCGGTGCAGGTTTTAGTCTTCCTTCATGGCGGCCCTCATCAAGCTCGGAAGCCTTCTTAGGCAGAGTGCTGTGGCGAGCAGTGCCTCGACCGGCTCGGCTCCTGCCCTGTTCAACGCTGCCCGCTTCATGTGCGCCGGCCAGCCTGCTGATGGCTCCAAGCTTTTCGTTGGCGGTGAGTTTTCTTGCCTTACTTTGCTTGTACTGTGTCCATTACCTTGTCTAGACCATCAGGTCTCAGTTTTATTTATCAGGTCTTGCCTGGGCTACTGATGATCATTCGCTGAAGGAGGCGTTTCAAAGCTTTGGTGAGGTCGTTGAAGGTCAGTGTATATCTTTCAACCCTTATCAAATTGCCAAAAGTCATTTTATCTGTTATTTATACACGGTGTTAGCTGTTTGTTCTGTATGTGTAGTCATTGTTTCAAGATCTGAATGTTAGCTATACATGGAAATTTGCTTGACCGTGCTTTTATTCTGAtgctctttagcttaccttgtacgGTGTATTAATTATTACCGCTTCATAATGCTTGTCTTTCATGTTACAGCACGTGTTATCACTGACAGGGAGACTGGAAGGTCTAGAGGGTTTGGTTTTGTGAGCTTCGCCAGTGGCGAGGATGCAAAGAGTGCTGCAGAAAACATGGACGGCAAGGTGAGCCAAAACCAGATTTTTAGACATGTGTGCTGTTGTACTTCAATATGGAGTTAAACTTCTGCCATTTAGATGCTTATCAGGGTATGATAATTTTCACCATGTACTTACGCCTTGTTAATTATTATTTCAAAGTTTTGTGCCTGCCTTTGGCCAAATTGCCTAGGCCTGATATTGATGCCATGCTTCACTGGCCACTACCTTTAAGGATCTAATTTCCATCCAATGCTTTGCAGGAGCTTGCTGGGAGGAACGTCCGTGTGAACTTTGCCAACGAGCGACCTtcgggtggtggcggcggtggcttcTCTCGTGGCGGCGGTGGctatggaggtggtggcggcggctacggcggcggtggctacggtggtggcggtggatACGGCGGcggccgtggtggtggtggaggtggcTATGGTGGTGACCATGAGTCCTACTAAGAAGAGCACTGGCTATCAAATTTAAAATAATGAAGTTTTTAGGACAGTGTCTTGATTATGTGGAACCTAATGTTACGTCGTTCTATGTTCTTTTTGGTTTTGGTTTGTTTCTTGATAGTGCAAGAGTTAATTTGTGTATGCTGCTTCGAGGCTCGGATGAGTCTCAAGGAAGTTCATGCATTTTGCCGTATATTGCACTGTACTTGTAGAGAATGATCGCGTATGTTAGTGTGATCATAAATTCTCTTCGAATTACATTCAAATATATTGAGATCTTCGCTagaaatttggtaatggtaccagaCTACCAGTGGCGTATTTTCTATGCTGCCGAAAGTTAGAAAAGAACAAAAGACAGTTTTCGGATAACACAGTTCAAAGGCACGCTAGTAAAATTTGTTGATATAGGCCAACCAGCTATCAATGGAGAATTAGACTAGATATACTTAGAAATTAGAATCTACTCCCAGTATATTTGTGACCATCCCACCTTGTCCCTTAAATGTCCATTTTTAAGTCTGTGACACTTAACAATTAAAACAGCATAATTTTGATATTTCAAATGCAAATATTACAACAGAGATGTTCAATAGGTTTGTTTCCATAGATTCTAAATTCAACGAGTTAGAATCACATCTCACTCCATTGTGCCCCTTGAGATCCATTCAACAAGGGTACAAGCGTAAATCACAGGTTAACCGGCAGCGCGTCCTATACAATTTGATGATTGTCAAGTTGTTTGTCAAGTTGCAACATGGAGTGAATCAATAAATTGGCTGACATGTAGAGCAACAAGACGCAAAATTTATGAATTTCATGGTTGACGAGCCCGATGGCCACATTGTTTTCACTCGTGCGATCGCATCACAAAACTTCATGACTGAGTTAAAAGACGGTGTACCACCGATGAATGACATGCAAGTTGTAGGGCGTGATTTTTTTTTTCTCGTGAAACAAAGCATGCACGTTTTGCCAAAAAGGTCGAGTCCCCTTCCCTTATGCCTACAAAGCCCGTAGATACGACCTTCCACGCACGCAAACAACTCATCCTTCCCGAGTATCCCGGCGTCATTTTACTTCTGAAACAACAAGAAAGTTCAATGACATTTGACTGAACGGGCGTGATGTCTTTCATGAACGACGTCAGTAGAGGGATGAAGGGTGCCTGTCTGCGGACGGATTCTGGGTGGACAACGTCATAGTCCAGGCGGGTATGCGTGAAGGTGGGGGCTGCAAACGTCTGAGGCTGCCTGGTTAGATGCCGGGGAGGTACATCTGCGGCGGCGGATGAGGGGGGTGCATATGCGAAGCAAGGAAACTCATGAACGGAGTGAATGAACAATGGAACGGGGAAGAGATTTGAGTGGGTGTGAGTACCGCGTTGGATGACAAATTGCGACCGGATAGCTCGATCTGAACAGTTGTATGTGTTTTGAGGGTTTGCCTTAAAGATGCCCTAAAATGTTATTAAAAAAGGagcctgtctaggacacatctagatgtgacataattatgtcacatctaaaCTGATGTTCAttttgtttgtggtctattttttttcctagtttttttgtttcttgttgcggcATTATATATTTGTGGAAGTTTAGATGTGACAttcttaaaaaacatctagatgtgaattagacatatTGTTAAAAAAAATTCAGGTGGACATTATGAAGTTGAAGCCACAAAAAAGACTGACAAAACCAGAACCAATCATCTGAGGCCATCTGCGTCACTGGCGAACTGATGGCGAAAATTTCGAATTCATCTGGAATTTCTGTGATTTTAGAGCGAGGCCCCGAAAGAGTGCGACAGACAGAGTAGCGCACGGGCGTGCACCGACGTTCTGATGAAGCCGTAGTGTAAACCCTACATATACTCGGCACAGTAGCGCGCTGCCGTCGCAGACAGAGAGCAGTCTCGAGAAACAGAGCAGACGCCATGGATCCGCCGCACCctccacaccaccaccaccaccacaggctccacctccgcctcgaccccggccaccaccaccgcatCCACATCCACCTCCGCCACCACGCCGCccacctcctccccgccgccgctccctgtgcccaccaccaccaccacgcatcggttcctcttcctcctccccaccCGCCGACCGCGGCGGAAGGACCCCTCGCGGGGCCGCAGGGAGAGGCGGCGAGGGACGCGGAGGAGCCGGCGCCGCAGGCGGAGCGAGGAGAGGAAGTTTACCTCGGGCAAGAAGggtgggaagaggaggaggagccggtgtTCGTCCTGACGGAGGAGTGGGCCGAGTTCTTCGCCAAGGCCGACGCCAAGAGGAGGCTGGGTAAGCCGCCTCGTTCTCCCTCGCTAATTCCTCCCCATTCCACGATGCCTGTTCGATAACTTTTGTGTCTTCTGCAACTCTGTTCGCTCTGCAGCCAAGCAGCAGAAGAAGAACCGGAAGAAATAGGAGCGCCGCGGCTCAAGCGACGACGGAGATGCAGACCGGACAGGGGCCCGGCTTATACCACAGCTTATGATGCTCCGGATTTTTTTTACGAGGGAAGACATTTTGCGAGAGGAGATGACAGAACTTTTGTTTCGAGAGGGAGCTTGGTTCTTGCCTTTTAAGAAGACACCAAAACGGAATTTTATATCCGATGATATAATAGTAATAATCACAAGGAAAACAGTGTTTTCGCGTGTAATAGCTCAGTTTGTTTTCTGGTTTACCCCGTTACGATTATTCAAGCAGGCACGCTGTTAGAAAACAAGTTCTTTCTCGCCCATGGACAGGCACTGCGCCTCACCATTGATCCCGCAACAAACGAACTAAACGGTTGTGGCTAAGCAAGACGCCTTCCAAAATTTGGCAGCACACTTGTCGGATTACCAAAATCTTTTCTTTTGCGTGCCGATTTACCCAAATCTTGTAACGCAAACTGACACCTATCTGAATTGCTCAAGTAGATGAAATCACATAGGCACTAGCAGCGGCGAATCTAGAAAGAAAATGAAGGGTGGGCTCAAAGTTTACGCCAAGAAAACTAAACGCTACTCTGAAGAAAAAAATATGATCATCTCCAAATCCatttgtccaaataagctcaaacTTTCCCAGATTACTACTGGGAACATGTACTATTtaactgattttttttcagattttctGAAAAACATGAATTTTTGAACAAAAACTTGAATCTGTTTAGCAAAAATAGCCCTTATCTCAAGTACAGTTCACACCCATAAACTAGTAGCATGATTGACAAAGTTCATACAGTTCACACACCCATAGATCAAGTACTAGAGAAGCAACAAAAAAAAAGACAAAAACAATGATATTGGTGTTGCGTGTTGCTTCTTAGCTCATATTAGTAGTTGCAGAACACCTCCACACCAAAATCCAAGAGACAAACTACAAGCCATCTGTCAAAATGAGCACAATTGTTAGTGATATAGTAAGGCATCCGCAAGTGACTatcagcactagtagaaaaacagagGCATACCTCTAAGAAATCACATTATACTCAGGAGGCAAATGTCCTTTTCGATCTTTCTTTTTCTGGAATCGTATCATAATTTGATCATCGGGAATACTTCTGAATATCCTTTTCTCACAATAGCAAACCATTAAATCATTAAGCCAATCACCTGATATCTTATTGCGCaaatcagttttgatgatcttcattgCTGAAAATATCCTTTCGACCGATGAAGTTGCCACTGGAAGAATTAATGTCAACTCGATGAGGCGATATACCAATTGGAAAGTTCTATGTTTTGTTGTTTGAACCATCAACCGAGCAAGGGTAGAAACATCTGGACATGCATTAAATTCCTCACTTCTCCTAATATTTGTAAGGAATGTTGGAAGCTCATATCTTAGCAACAACCGTTCAGCTTGTGTAAAATCCTCAGCATAAATTTTAGCAAGCCGTATAAGCTTGTCAATGTTAAACTTTGAGAAGTTGTTTGCCGGATTAAGACAAGACATGCAATCCGCTAACTCGGTGTTAGCTTCATTGAATCGATGATTCATCTCAGTGAGAGTTGCATCAATAGCAACATTGAATATGCTAACCTTGAAATAATGATGTCGAGTCACCTTATTCTTGGAACGAACAGATTGCCCCATAGCTCCAACAAGATCATCCATATTTGGCACCTCAATGCCATGTTCCTCACAAAAGTTATTTGCTTGGTCACATAATGACTCATACCCATTGTCCCTCATATTTTGCAAAGCTTTTTTCACATCCAAGATCAAACGAAGGGCTTCAACAACATCTTGATTCTTCCTTTGCAAAGTTTGTGATAGCATATTTGTGATGTTCAATAAGTTTATCAAGAATAGCATGATGAACACAAATTGAAAGCATTCCATTTGTACAATCAAACCTGAAGCTCCACCTTGAGAAGAGTGTTCTCGGGCATCGTCCACCACAATTGCTAGCACATCCACCACTGCATTCCACATTGTGTAGATACGAAGCAAGGTTCTAAGATGTGAGCCCCAACGAGTAGCTCCTGGTCTAGCAAGGTTAGTTTCTTGATGTAAACCAGTTCCAGATGATATCTTACAATTCTCCATCAATTCTATCAAGTTGTCATGATGCTTTGCA contains:
- the LOC119278112 gene encoding glycine-rich RNA-binding protein 2, mitochondrial-like, with the translated sequence MAALIKLGSLLRQSAVASSASTGSAPALFNAARFMCAGQPADGSKLFVGGLAWATDDHSLKEAFQSFGEVVEARVITDRETGRSRGFGFVSFASGEDAKSAAENMDGKELAGRNVRVNFANERPSGGGGGGFSRGGGGYGGGGGGYGGGGYGGGGGYGGGRGGGGGGYGGDHESY
- the LOC119281959 gene encoding forkhead box protein B2-like — its product is MDPPHPPHHHHHHRLHLRLDPGHHHRIHIHLRHHAAHLLPAAAPCAHHHHHASVPLPPPHPPTAAEGPLAGPQGEAARDAEEPAPQAERGEEVYLGQEGWEEEEEPVFVLTEEWAEFFAKADAKRRLAKQQKKNRKK